In Asterias rubens chromosome 2, eAstRub1.3, whole genome shotgun sequence, the sequence GCAAGTGTCCGAGGAATCGAtagggtgaaaaaaaaaaatgtgatatGACGTCTGTGCACgggacaagttttgtttgattagacaaattaagattaaaaatgggataaaacttcaagacttacccattgaagataatagttgcaatcacatggatgacctataGTGGTTAAAGTGAAGCATTGAGTTTCTAGATAGCACAGCCTGTACAGTCAcatggatagcctgcagtgaatttcagaattaagaaaaacatgacattatcaacacatttttaaaattcacaagatttgtaagtttttaaaagacaGTTGACAAAACATTACCAACTTGTTGTGAAAACTAAGAAATGGCACATAggctctggaaaaaaatattgtttgaagctttgcatggtgtggagagaTGAGAAGaagctataaataaatagtaaactgacgtgtacaaccatgtgtaaacctcttagggcgagtgttggctctaaaaagagccagttgggtctcgacgttttgaacagtatactttgctcgtcttcaggagaatgctggactgctgCCGGTGGTGGAGCTTCAGTGGCACCTACCTAAGAACCAGGCAACATCGCCAAACTACGCCTTCAAGCCGATCCTACACTACCAGACTGCACAAGCCTCACTCCAGAACAAGTCCACGACCTCCTCATCACCTGCGTCTCTGCTCCCAGCTTCAGGTGGCGAGACAAATTCTACGAACAAACCTCTGGGGCCGCCATGGGATCTCCTCTATCCCCGGTCCTGGCGGATTTGTTCATGGAGGCATTTGAACTAGATACAATCGAGAATGGTGATCTTCACCCCAACCTCTGGCTCCACTACATTGACGACACCTTGTGGTTAGGCCCCACAGCAAGACAACACCCCAAGAGTTCCTCCATCACCTGAACAGTCAACATCCACGCATCCACTTCACCATggaacaagaacaaaacaacactATCTCCTTCCTCACAGACAAGTAACAAGACAATTATATGGGATTTTGAGGCATTTAACTCGACAAGATGATGGCACTCTAGCTCACACGGTACACCGCAAGCCAACACACACCGACAGATACCTTCACAACTCTTCATTCCATCATCTTCGCTTCAAGTCCGCTGTCTGCAACACCTTGGCCTGCCGGGCCTTCAACACCTGTGAGAAGGGCAGCTTGAAGCAGGAACTACACCACATCAAGACATCACCTCAACTCGACGGATACAAGACATTCAACCTCAGCAAACCCAAGACAAGCCTCAACCCAGATGAACGACCAGAGTTCAAAGGCTGCAATCACCCTCCCATCGGCCACACTTCTCACAATCTTCAACGTATCTTTAGTCAAGCTCAAGTCAAGACCTTCCACAGAGCACCAAGCAAGATTCAAGTATCACTCCATACACACAAGGAAAAGCAAGATACTCAAGACAGAGCCGGCGTTTACCATATTCCCTGTGATTGCGGTATAGTACACATCGGGGAAACCGGCCACAACATCTCAACAAGAGTCAAAAAATGGCCAACCATGTTAATAAGGTGAAAACCCAAAGAGATATTACCTCAGTGCATGGGACCAGTTTTAATTGATGAGACAAAGTAAAGTTCAAATTGAATAGATATGGATAAAACTTAACGACTAACCCATTGAAGATAATATTTGCCTCACAGTGAACTACAGTGGTTGGAATGAAGCATCGAGTTTCTAGATAGAACAACCTTTAAGCTACAGTCACGTGGATAGCATGCAGTGGATTTTTAGACATGTTCCAAGTTGTTAGACTTTCATCATCGGTGCAGGCAGCAGCTAACTCTGTCAAAGAACAACCAGCCTTGCAAAAGAGACAGAATTAAGAAATACATGACAttattaaaaagcacaaaattgattagtttttgaaaaataagaaaTGGCACATAGGCTTTGAAAATAAGTAAGGATCGAAAAACACTAGGTTATGCAGTTTCAAGGGGCTGGGCAgctaaaaacttatttttttcagagTTGGGGGGCGGGGAGCCATGGCCCCCGTGATAAGCCCTTGTTCTTTGAcaagtttgaagaagaaaaacaaactaattttaaaagaaGGATCGCAAGAGAGTAcactatttttttacatttgaaacaaatgagAGTTGAACTAT encodes:
- the LOC117307393 gene encoding uncharacterized protein LOC117307393; this translates as MGSPLSPVLADLFMEAFELDTIENGDLHPNLWLHYIDDTLWHLTRQDDGTLAHTVHRKPTHTDRYLHNSSFHHLRFKSAVCNTLACRAFNTCEKGSLKQELHHIKTSPQLDGYKTFNLSKPKTSLNPDERPEFKGCNHPPIGHTSHNLQRIFSQAQVKTFHRAPSKIQVSLHTHKEKQDTQDRAGVYHIPCDCGIVHIGETGHNISTRVKKWPTMLIR